GAACAAAAATAGCGAGTATTTACCAGTTATATACAAGTTAATCACATCTTATCCACTTTAAATTGTGGATAAAGGAACGCTTGTTCTAAAAAAATATATTTGGTAAAGTTTAATTACTACTTAAAAACGTAAACACGTAAATGTTTCGAAATAATAAAGAATGATTATTGGAGGTGGCCTTAATGAGGAAGTTATCGGACGAGTTGTTGATTGATTCGTATTTTAAAGCATTGGAGTTAAAACTCAATACTGAATTCATTCGCCTCATCGAAATGGAAATTCACCGTCGATCTCTTACTAATA
The nucleotide sequence above comes from Bacillus sp. KH172YL63. Encoded proteins:
- a CDS encoding sporulation histidine kinase inhibitor Sda — its product is MRKLSDELLIDSYFKALELKLNTEFIRLIEMEIHRRSLTNKIKATS